A window of the Brassica oleracea var. oleracea cultivar TO1000 chromosome C1, BOL, whole genome shotgun sequence genome harbors these coding sequences:
- the LOC106338298 gene encoding uncharacterized protein LOC106338298, whose protein sequence is MVDKEMVVGMPQVIHEKDVCNACLVGKQTRKSFLPKAKYRASHALELVHGTLLNVIKQFKDDMSRRFEMSNLGKLTYYLGIEVTQGADGIHIKQEGYAQVALSSCEAEFMAATEAAKQAIWLKELMVEIMNKEDKKVVLKIDNKSAIALTKNPVFHGRSKHILSKYPFIRECVEFDFIEVKHVPGVEQKADILTKPLAMIKFEAMRKFIGVKKINIPKIQIWDLSFLKMPLGHLVLKTLLDNLGSYCLGIVARRA, encoded by the exons ATGGTAGACAAAGAGATGGTAGTAGGGATGCCTCAGGTGATACACGAGAAAGATGTGTGCAACGCCTGCTTAGTTGGGAAGCAAACTCGGAAGTCTTTCCTGCCTAAAGCAAAGTATCGAGCATCACACGCATTGGAGTTGGTACATG GGACTTTGCTCAATGTTATCAAGCAATTCAAAGATGATATGTCAAGAAGATTTGAGATGTCAAACCTCGGGAAGCTTACATACTATCTTGGTATAGAAGTAACGCAAGGAGCTGATGGCATTCACATTAAACAAGAAGGATACGCGCAAG TGGCACTCTCCTCATGTGAGGCAGAGTTCATGGCAGCTACGGAAGCTGCAAAACAAGCAATTTGGTTAAAGGAGTTGATGGTCGAGATCATGAACAAAGAAGACAAGAAGGTCGTGTTGAAGATTGACAACAAGTCAGCGATAGCCCTCACCAAGAACCCGGTGTTTCACGGTAGAAGCAAACACATACTCTCGAAGTACCCTTTCATTCGAGAATGTGTGGAGTTCGACTTTATCGAAGTGAAGCACGTACCTGGAGTGGAACAGAAGGCAGATATACTCACTAAGCCATTGGCAATGATCAAGTTCGAAGCAATGCGCAAGTTCATCGGAGTTAAGAAGATCAACATACCTAAGATTCAA ATATGGGACCTATCTTTCTTGAAAATGCCTCTTGGACACTTGGTCCTGAAAACCTTGTTAGATAACCTTGGATCATATTGCCTCGGTATAGTAGCTAGAAGAGCCTGA
- the LOC106292702 gene encoding myosin heavy chain kinase B-like, translating into MVIDSETSGSHHRRLTFAAFLKTDLSAHEEEEQSHGAADVINPSSNKSKNNQQRQSNASTTSGDSSPNQVRSPWNQTYSPYYTDTTTTPTMSPSPWNQTYSPYYKSPWIYQTRNVDDDSDNGLIGTIVRQEGHVYSLAASGDLLFTGSDSKNIRVWKDLKDFAGFKSTSGLVKAIVITGDNRIFTGHQDGKIRVWRGSKRRTGGYSRIGNLPTLKELLTKSVNPKNYVEVRRRKNVLKIRHYDAVSSLSLNEELGLLYSGSWDKTLKVWRLSDSKCLESIQAHDDAINTVAAGFDDLLFTGSADGTLKVWKRELQGRGTKHFLVNVLMKQESAVTALAVNLTALVVYCGSSDGTVNFWEGKKYFSHGGTLRGHRLAVLCLAAAGSLVLSGGADKNICVWRRNGDGTHSYLSALMDHVGPVKCLAAVEEVEEDGEGRWIVYSGSLDKSVKVWRVKETASSVIG; encoded by the coding sequence ATGGTTATAGATTCAGAAACCAGTGGTAGTCATCACCGTAGACTCACTTTCGCCGCCTTCTTAAAAACCGATCTCTCCGCCCACGAAGAAGAAGAACAGAGCCATGGTGCTGCTGATGTCATCAATCCCAGTAGTAACAAGAGCAAGAACAATCAGCAACGTCAAAGCAATGCTTCGACCACGAGCGGCGACTCATCTCCTAATCAGGTTCGGTCTCCATGGAACCAGACTTACTCTCCGTACTACACCGACACAACAACGACGCCTACTATGTCACCGTCTCCGTGGAACCAGACTTACTCACCTTACTACAAGTCTCCGTGGATATACCAGACCCGAAACGTGGATGATGATTCGGACAACGGTTTGATCGGTACGATCGTGAGACAAGAAGGTCATGTCTACTCGTTAGCTGCTTCCGGAGATCTTCTGTTCACTGGATCCGATTCGAAGAACATTCGGGTCTGGAAAGATCTAAAGGATTTCGCCGGGTTTAAATCAACAAGCGGTTTGGTTAAAGCGATCGTGATAACCGGAGATAACCGGATCTTCACCGGTCATCAAGACGGCAAAATCCGGGTTTGGAGAGGGTCTAAAAGACGAACCGGAGGTTACTCGCGAATCGGAAACTTACCGACTCTTAAAGAGCTTTTAACGAAGTCGGTGAATCCCAAGAACTACGTCGAGGTTCGTCGCCGGAAAAACGTTCTTAAGATCCGACACTACGACGCCGTTTCGTCTCTGAGCTTGAACGAAGAGCTCGGTTTACTCTACTCCGGTTCGTGGGACAAGACTCTCAAAGTCTGGAGACTCTCCGACTCTAAATGTTTAGAATCGATTCAAGCTCACGACGACGCGATCAACACTGTAGCCGCCGGGTTCGACGACTTGCTATTCACCGGATCCGCCGACGGGACCTTGAAAGTGTGGAAACGCGAGCTTCAAGGGAGAGGGACGAAGCATTTTCTAGTTAACGTGCTGATGAAGCAAGAGAGCGCCGTGACGGCGTTGGCGGTTAATTTAACGGCGTTAGTTGTTTACTGTGGATCTTCTGACGGTACAGTTAATTTCTGGGAAGGGAAGAAATATTTTTCTCACGGCGGGACTCTCCGCGGCCACCGTCTGGCGGTGCTCTGCCTCGCCGCCGCCGGGAGTTTGGTGCTGAGCGGCGGAGCGGATAAGAACATTTGCGTGTGGAGGAGAAACGGCGATGGAACACACTCATATCTCTCGGCGTTGATGGACCACGTGGGACCTGTGAAGTGTTTGGCGGCGGTGGAAGAGGTGGAGGAAGACGGCGAGGGGAGATGGATAGTGTACAGTGGAAGCTTGGATAAATCGGTGAAGGTGTGGCGCGTGAAGGAGACGGCGTCTTCGGTGATTGGCTGA
- the LOC106311392 gene encoding B3 domain-containing transcription factor VRN1: MPRPFFHKLIFSSTIQEKHLRVPDKFVSKFKDELSVAVALTVPDGHVWRVGLRKADNNKIWFQDGWQEFVDRYSIRIGYLLIFRYEGNSAFSVYIYNLSHSEINYHSTGLMDSAHNHFKRARLFEDLEDEDVEVVHPSPLYPSQHPETTAHANKGHTSSAIQSFFAEPPVKAEETTPTPKVPKKRGRKKKNADPEEINSSAPRDDDPENRSKFYESASARKRTVTAEERERAINAAKTFEPTNPFFRVVLRPSYLYRGCIMYLPSGFAEKYLSGISGFIKVQLGEKQWPVRCLYKAGRAKFSQGWYEFTLENNLGEGDVCVFELLRTRDFVLKVTAFRVNEYV, encoded by the exons ATGCCACGCCCTTTCTTCCACAAGCTGATTTTCTCATCCACTATCCAAGAAAAACATCTG AGAGTTCCTGATAAGTTTGTGAGTAAATTCAAGGACGAGCTATCGGTTGCGGTTGCCCTCACAGTACCTGATGGTCATGTTTGGCGTGTAGGACTAAGGAAAGCTGACAACAACAAAATCTGGTTTCAAGATGGTTGGCAAGAGTTTGTTGACCGTTACTCAATCCGCATTGGTTACCTTTTGATATTTAGATACGAAGGCAACTCTGCCTTCAGCGTCTACATTTACAACTTATCACACTCCGAGATCAACTACCACTCCACCGGTCTCATGGATTCTGCACACAACCACTTCAAACGTGCGCGTTTGTTTGAAGACCTCGAAGATGAAGATGTTGAGGTTGTTCACCCTTCTCCTTTGTACCCATCACAGCATCCTGAGACTACTGCGCACGCTAATAAAGGGCATACTAGTTCAGCTATCCAGAGCTTCTTCGCTGAACCACCTGTTAAAG CTGAAGAGACAACACCAACCCCAAAAGTTCCTAAAAAGAGAGGGAGGAAGAAGAAGAACGCTGATCCTG AGGAAATAAATTCATCTGCTCCACGAGATGATGACCCAGAGAACCGTTCAAAGTTCTACGAGAGTGCTTCTGCAAGAAAGAGAACCGTGACTGCGGAGGAAAGAGAGAGAGCCATCAATGCAGCCAAAACGTTCGAGCCAACAAACCCTTTCTTCAGAGTTGTTCTACGACCATCCTATCTATACAGAGGTTGCATCATG TATCTGCCGTCAGGGTTTGCTGAGAAGTATTTAAGCGGGATCTCGGGATTCATCAAGGTCCAGCTCGGGGAGAAACAATGGCCAGTGAGATGCCTCTACAAAGCAGGGAGAGCCAAGTTCAGCCAAGGATGGTACGAGTTCACTCTTGAGAACAACCTTGGAGAAGGTGACGTCTGCGTGTTCGAGCTGCTCAGAACCAGAGACTTCGTTCTCAAAGTGACAGCCTTTCGTGTCAACGAGTACGTCTGA